From a region of the Mycobacterium intracellulare ATCC 13950 genome:
- a CDS encoding HesB/IscA family protein — MTVQNESNAKTHGVILTEAAATKAKSLLDQEGRDDLALRIAVQPGGCAGLRYNLFFDDRSLDGDLIAEFGGVTLTVDRMSAPYVEGASIDFVDTIEKQGFTIDNPNAGGSCACGDSFN; from the coding sequence ATGACGGTGCAAAACGAGTCGAACGCCAAGACCCACGGCGTGATCCTGACTGAGGCCGCCGCCACCAAGGCCAAGTCGCTGCTGGACCAGGAGGGTCGCGACGACCTGGCGCTGCGCATCGCGGTCCAGCCGGGCGGGTGCGCTGGGCTGCGCTACAACCTCTTCTTCGACGACCGGTCGCTGGACGGCGACCTGATCGCGGAGTTCGGGGGTGTGACCCTGACGGTGGACCGGATGAGCGCGCCCTACGTCGAGGGCGCGTCCATCGACTTCGTGGACACCATCGAAAAGCAGGGGTTCACCATCGACAACCCCAACGCCGGCGGGTCGTGCGCCTGCGGCGACTCGTTCAACTGA
- a CDS encoding Rv0361 family membrane protein gives MAGPHSPNHAGGGNGPSGHEPPSESEPLEFPDDPATGGPGFTPAPQAGPPPGNYAGPPPGPAPYPPPRSRRRLIVGVALAIALVAVMTVAIVYGVRTNGANTGTTFSEGAAKTAIQGYLDALEHRDINEIARNALCGLYDAVQDKRSDQALAKLSSDAFRKQFSEVEITSIDKIVYLSQYQAQALFTMRVSPVSGGPMRGQVQGIAQLLFQRGQIMVCSYVLRTGGSY, from the coding sequence ATGGCAGGCCCGCACTCGCCGAACCACGCTGGCGGCGGCAACGGACCGAGCGGACACGAGCCCCCAAGCGAATCCGAGCCACTCGAGTTCCCCGATGACCCCGCCACCGGCGGCCCGGGCTTCACCCCGGCTCCGCAGGCGGGACCCCCTCCGGGCAATTATGCCGGGCCGCCCCCGGGGCCGGCGCCGTATCCGCCGCCACGCTCCAGGCGGCGGCTGATCGTCGGCGTGGCGCTGGCCATCGCGCTCGTCGCGGTGATGACGGTGGCCATCGTCTACGGGGTGCGCACCAACGGGGCCAACACCGGCACCACGTTCTCCGAGGGCGCGGCGAAGACGGCGATTCAGGGATACCTGGACGCGCTCGAGCACCGCGACATCAACGAGATCGCCCGGAACGCGCTGTGCGGCCTCTACGACGCCGTCCAGGACAAGCGATCCGACCAGGCGCTGGCCAAGCTCAGCAGCGACGCATTCCGCAAGCAGTTCTCCGAGGTGGAGATCACCTCGATCGACAAGATCGTGTACCTGTCGCAGTACCAGGCTCAGGCGTTGTTCACCATGCGGGTGTCGCCGGTGAGCGGGGGACCCATGCGCGGGCAGGTGCAGGGCATCGCGCAGCTGCTCTTCCAGCGCGGCCAGATCATGGTGTGCTCATACGTGCTGCGCACCGGGGGCTCGTACTAG
- a CDS encoding carbohydrate kinase family protein, which yields MTIAVTGSIATDNLMRFPGRFSEHLLAEHLQKVSLSFLVDDLVIHRGGVAGNIAFAIGVLGGDVALVGAAGDDFGEYRDWLQSHGVNCDHVLISKTAHTARFVCTTDEDMAQIASFYPGAMSEARNIKLADVASSVGKPDLVIIGANDPDAMVVHTEECRKLGLPFAADPSQQLPRLSGEEIDKLVDGAAYLFTNDYEWELLLSKTGWSEADVQQKVGLRVTTLGAKGVDIVERDGTTTHVGVVPETSQTDPTGVGDAFRAGFLTGRSAGLNLERSAQLGSLVAVLVLESTGTQEWAWDREVAKTRLADAYGDEAATEIAAVLG from the coding sequence GTGACGATCGCGGTGACAGGTTCGATTGCGACCGACAATCTGATGCGGTTCCCCGGCCGGTTTTCCGAGCACCTGCTGGCCGAGCACCTGCAGAAGGTGTCCCTGAGCTTCCTGGTCGACGACTTGGTGATTCACCGCGGCGGCGTGGCGGGCAACATCGCCTTCGCCATCGGTGTGCTGGGCGGCGACGTCGCGCTGGTCGGCGCGGCCGGTGACGATTTCGGCGAGTATCGCGACTGGCTGCAGAGCCACGGCGTCAACTGCGACCACGTGCTGATCTCGAAGACCGCGCACACCGCACGGTTCGTGTGCACCACTGACGAGGACATGGCCCAGATCGCGTCGTTCTATCCCGGCGCCATGTCCGAGGCCCGCAACATCAAGCTTGCCGACGTCGCGTCGTCGGTCGGCAAACCCGACCTGGTGATCATCGGGGCCAACGACCCCGACGCGATGGTGGTGCACACCGAGGAGTGCCGCAAGCTCGGCCTGCCGTTCGCCGCCGACCCGTCCCAGCAGCTGCCCCGCCTGTCCGGGGAGGAGATCGACAAGCTGGTCGATGGCGCGGCCTACCTGTTCACCAACGACTACGAGTGGGAGCTGCTGCTCTCCAAGACCGGCTGGTCCGAGGCCGACGTGCAGCAGAAGGTGGGCCTGCGGGTGACCACGCTCGGCGCCAAGGGCGTCGACATCGTCGAGCGTGACGGCACCACCACCCACGTCGGCGTGGTCCCCGAGACCAGCCAGACCGACCCCACCGGTGTCGGTGATGCGTTCCGGGCCGGTTTCCTCACCGGGCGCAGCGCCGGGCTGAACCTCGAGCGTTCGGCACAGCTGGGCTCGCTGGTGGCCGTGCTGGTGCTGGAGTCGACCGGAACCCAGGAATGGGCGTGGGACCGCGAGGTCGCCAAGACCCGTCTGGCCGACGCCTACGGCGACGAGGCGGCCACCGAGATCGCCGCGGTGCTGGGCTAG
- a CDS encoding IS30 family transposase gives MTGEPQLLAVQRRYWELIAAGLSSEDAGGAVGVSATCGSKWFRRFGGVNPRWVVPEGQKRPRLSADEREQIMIGAAQGESIRSMARRLGRAPSTIMREIAHNGVMRGYVGRYRARYRFGARRAGWDAKSGYSARIAQLRSEQRARRPKTGKLGRCPVLRTEVQAWLAKKYSPEQIASVLAKTYPDRPEMQVSHETIYKALYVQGRGELRRELTKCLRTGRALRKPRARVGARTGCGRIPGMVNISERPAEAADRAVPGHWEGDLILGKNQHSQIGTLVERSTGFVQLLHLPARRDPDTVAEAMITTIKTLPEALRRSLTWDQGHEMLRHARISIDAGIDIYFCDPHSPWQRGSNENTNGLLRQYFPKGTDLSVHSVDYLAEVAAELNERPRKRFGWDSPAQVLNRLLSTPTGTTVATKP, from the coding sequence ATGACGGGTGAGCCTCAGCTGTTGGCGGTGCAGCGTCGGTATTGGGAATTGATCGCGGCGGGGTTGTCGTCGGAGGATGCCGGGGGTGCGGTCGGCGTGTCGGCGACGTGCGGGAGCAAGTGGTTTCGCAGATTTGGTGGCGTGAATCCACGATGGGTTGTCCCTGAGGGGCAGAAACGGCCGCGGCTGTCTGCGGATGAGCGCGAACAGATCATGATCGGCGCGGCTCAAGGCGAGTCGATCCGCTCGATGGCACGTCGGTTGGGCCGGGCCCCTTCGACGATCATGCGCGAGATCGCCCACAACGGCGTGATGCGAGGGTATGTGGGCCGGTATCGCGCCCGGTATCGCTTCGGAGCCCGCCGGGCCGGCTGGGACGCGAAATCAGGCTATTCGGCGCGGATTGCTCAGCTGCGCAGTGAGCAGCGAGCGCGCCGGCCTAAGACCGGCAAGCTGGGTCGCTGCCCGGTCTTGCGCACCGAGGTGCAAGCGTGGTTAGCCAAGAAGTACAGCCCCGAGCAGATCGCTTCGGTGTTGGCCAAGACTTATCCCGATCGCCCGGAGATGCAGGTGTCCCACGAAACCATCTACAAGGCGCTCTACGTGCAAGGACGCGGGGAACTGCGCCGCGAGTTGACCAAGTGTTTGCGGACCGGGCGGGCCTTACGCAAGCCACGTGCCAGGGTCGGCGCCCGCACTGGCTGTGGCCGCATCCCGGGCATGGTCAACATCAGCGAGCGGCCCGCCGAGGCTGCTGACCGCGCGGTGCCCGGGCACTGGGAGGGCGATCTGATCCTGGGCAAAAACCAGCATTCCCAGATCGGCACCCTGGTGGAACGCTCCACCGGATTCGTGCAACTGCTGCACCTGCCCGCCCGGCGCGATCCCGACACGGTGGCTGAGGCGATGATCACCACCATCAAAACCCTGCCTGAAGCGCTGCGCCGCTCGCTGACCTGGGATCAAGGCCACGAGATGCTGCGCCATGCCCGCATCAGTATCGACGCCGGCATCGACATCTACTTCTGCGATCCGCACTCACCCTGGCAGCGTGGCAGCAACGAGAACACCAATGGCCTTCTGCGCCAATACTTCCCGAAAGGCACCGACTTATCCGTGCACTCGGTGGACTACCTCGCCGAGGTTGCCGCCGAACTCAACGAACGCCCACGTAAACGCTTCGGTTGGGACAGCCCCGCCCAGGTCCTCAACCGGCTACTGTCAACTCCGACAGGAACCACTGTTGCAACCAAACCTTGA
- the asnB gene encoding asparagine synthase (glutamine-hydrolyzing), giving the protein MCGLLAFVAAPEDGDKEAAAARADDAIARASHSMRHRGPDEPGTWVDPDTDGSVVFGFNRLSIIDIAHSHQPLRWGPPEAPDRYVLVFNGEIYNYLELRDELATSHGAVFATDGDGEAVVAGYHYWGTDVLTRLRGMFAFALWDTVTRELFCARDPFGIKPLFMATGAGGTAVASEKKCLLDLAELIGFDTRIDERAVQHYTVLQYVPEPETLHRGVRRLESGCYARIRPDRLQPEVTRYFVPRFAATPIARGSEQARYDEITAVLEDSVAKHMRADVTVGSFLSGGIDSTAIAALAIRHNPRLITFTTGFEREGFSEIDVAVASAEAIGARHIAKVVTPDEFVAALPEIVWYLDEPVADPALVPLFFVAREARKHVKVVLSGEGADELFGGYTIYREPLSLRPFDYLPRPLRRSMGKVSRPLPEGMRGKSLLHRGSLTLEERYYGNARSFSDAQLRDALPGFRPEWTHTDVTAPLYAESAGWDPVARMQHIDLFTWLRGDILVKADKMTMANSLELRVPFLDPEVFAVASRLPVDAKITRTTTKYALRRALEPIVPAHVLHRPKLGFPVPIRHWLRTGELLEWAYELVASSQADHLVDRAAVRRMLDEHRSGAGDHSRRLWTLLIFMLWHAIFVERSVVPQISEPMYPVQL; this is encoded by the coding sequence GTGTGTGGTCTGCTGGCGTTCGTTGCCGCCCCCGAGGACGGGGACAAGGAGGCGGCCGCCGCCCGCGCCGACGACGCGATCGCGCGCGCGTCGCATTCGATGCGCCACCGCGGGCCCGACGAGCCCGGCACCTGGGTCGACCCGGACACCGACGGTTCGGTGGTGTTCGGCTTCAACCGGCTGTCCATCATCGACATCGCGCATTCGCACCAGCCGCTGCGCTGGGGGCCGCCGGAGGCGCCCGACCGCTACGTGCTGGTGTTCAACGGCGAGATCTACAATTACCTGGAGCTGCGCGACGAACTGGCCACCTCCCATGGGGCCGTCTTCGCCACCGACGGTGACGGCGAGGCCGTCGTCGCCGGCTACCACTACTGGGGCACCGATGTCCTGACCCGGTTGCGCGGCATGTTCGCCTTCGCGCTGTGGGACACCGTTACCCGCGAATTGTTCTGCGCCCGAGACCCTTTCGGCATCAAACCGCTGTTCATGGCGACCGGTGCCGGCGGCACCGCGGTGGCCAGCGAGAAAAAGTGTCTGCTGGATTTGGCCGAGCTCATCGGGTTCGACACGCGCATCGACGAGCGGGCGGTGCAGCACTACACCGTCCTGCAGTACGTGCCCGAGCCCGAGACGTTGCACCGCGGGGTGCGCCGGCTGGAATCGGGCTGCTACGCCCGGATCCGCCCCGACCGCCTGCAACCCGAGGTCACCCGGTACTTCGTGCCCCGGTTCGCCGCCACCCCGATCGCCCGCGGCAGCGAGCAGGCCCGGTACGACGAGATCACCGCGGTGCTCGAGGACTCGGTGGCCAAGCACATGCGCGCCGACGTGACGGTCGGGTCCTTCCTTTCCGGCGGGATCGACTCCACCGCCATCGCGGCGCTGGCCATCCGGCACAACCCGCGGCTGATCACGTTCACCACCGGCTTCGAGCGGGAGGGATTCTCCGAGATCGACGTCGCGGTGGCCTCGGCCGAGGCGATCGGCGCGCGCCACATCGCCAAGGTGGTCACGCCGGACGAGTTCGTCGCCGCCCTGCCCGAGATCGTCTGGTACCTCGACGAGCCCGTCGCCGACCCGGCGCTGGTGCCGCTGTTCTTCGTCGCTCGCGAGGCCCGTAAGCACGTCAAGGTGGTGCTGTCCGGCGAGGGCGCCGACGAGTTGTTCGGCGGCTACACGATCTACCGGGAGCCGTTGTCGCTGAGGCCCTTCGACTATCTGCCGCGTCCGCTGCGGCGGTCGATGGGCAAGGTGTCGCGCCCGCTGCCCGAGGGGATGCGGGGCAAGAGCCTGCTGCACCGCGGCTCGCTGACGCTCGAAGAGCGTTACTACGGCAACGCCCGCAGCTTCTCCGACGCGCAGCTGCGCGACGCGCTGCCCGGCTTCCGCCCGGAGTGGACCCACACCGACGTGACCGCGCCGCTGTACGCCGAGTCGGCGGGCTGGGACCCGGTGGCCCGCATGCAGCACATCGACCTGTTCACCTGGCTGCGCGGCGACATCCTGGTCAAGGCCGACAAGATGACGATGGCCAACTCGCTGGAGCTTCGGGTGCCGTTCCTGGATCCCGAGGTGTTCGCCGTGGCGTCCCGGTTGCCCGTCGACGCCAAGATCACCCGCACGACCACCAAGTACGCGTTGCGCCGCGCGCTCGAGCCGATCGTCCCCGCGCACGTGCTGCACCGGCCCAAGCTCGGGTTCCCGGTGCCGATCCGGCACTGGTTGCGCACCGGCGAGCTGCTGGAGTGGGCCTACGAGCTGGTGGCGTCGTCGCAGGCGGACCACCTGGTGGACCGGGCGGCCGTGCGCCGGATGCTCGACGAGCACCGCAGCGGCGCCGGCGATCACAGCCGCCGGCTGTGGACGCTGCTGATCTTCATGCTCTGGCACGCGATCTTCGTCGAGCGCAGCGTGGTGCCGCAGATCAGCGAGCCGATGTATCCGGTGCAGCTGTAA